Proteins from a genomic interval of Kribbella aluminosa:
- a CDS encoding response regulator transcription factor, translated as MGAVSIRLLIADDQALVRGALAALLDLEPDLEVVAEVGRGDEVLDAAKNSHPDVALLDVEMPGLDGIEAAAALRTAVPGVRVLMVTTFGRPGYLRRAMEAGAAGFVVKDTPATQLADAVRRVHQGLRVVDPSLAAETLVAGTSPLTGRESDVLRAARDGGTVADIAKELHLSEGTVRNHLSAAIGKTGARTRAEAARIALDNGWL; from the coding sequence ATTGGGGCTGTGAGTATCCGACTGCTGATCGCCGACGACCAGGCGCTGGTCCGCGGCGCGCTCGCCGCCCTCCTCGATCTCGAGCCCGACCTCGAGGTGGTGGCCGAGGTCGGCCGCGGCGACGAGGTGCTCGACGCCGCGAAGAACTCGCACCCCGACGTCGCGCTGCTCGACGTGGAGATGCCGGGCCTGGACGGGATCGAGGCGGCCGCCGCGCTGCGTACCGCCGTACCGGGGGTCCGGGTGCTGATGGTGACCACGTTCGGCCGGCCCGGGTATCTGCGCCGCGCGATGGAGGCCGGCGCCGCCGGGTTCGTCGTGAAGGACACGCCCGCGACGCAACTGGCGGACGCGGTACGGCGGGTGCACCAAGGGCTCCGCGTTGTCGACCCGTCGCTCGCGGCCGAGACGCTGGTGGCCGGAACCAGCCCGTTGACCGGACGCGAGTCCGACGTACTGCGGGCCGCCCGGGACGGCGGGACCGTCGCCGACATCGCGAAGGAACTGCACCTCTCCGAAGGCACCGTCCGCAACCACCTGTCCGCGGCGATCGGCAAGACCGGCGCCCGGACCCGTGCCGAGGCCGCCCGGATCGCGCTCGACAACGGGTGGTTGTAG
- a CDS encoding sensor histidine kinase: MNTNPTILDGVANRIGRGPGRWAWVGGAIWLFYLSQPLQSVADRQHGAVRVLGFVTVILFAASYLGFFGLVRWTVKHGDLLPWQRIGYLAVMLLLCLLMIPTAGQTALTGLVYIAACGVMLLSLPAGAALVLTLLAGAEISMRVVPGWRDDGSYGFAIFLGALAVYGMRRAIQRSIELDAARRDMAELAVQEERNRFARDLHDILGHSLTVITVKAELAGKLIAANPQRAASEVADVESLARAALADVRAAVAGYRELSLAGELVSARSALQAAEIKADLPTTVDEVPEDNRELFAWVVREGVTNVVRHSGAKRCTIKLSAGEIEVLDDGKGPTPGGGASGHGLVGLRERADQAEAAVQVGQAPGGGFRLAVKVGR; this comes from the coding sequence GTGAACACGAATCCGACGATCCTGGACGGCGTGGCCAACCGGATCGGCAGAGGCCCGGGCCGCTGGGCCTGGGTGGGCGGCGCCATCTGGCTGTTCTACCTCTCGCAGCCGCTGCAGAGCGTGGCCGACCGCCAGCACGGCGCCGTCCGCGTGCTGGGGTTCGTCACGGTGATCCTGTTCGCGGCCAGCTACCTCGGGTTCTTCGGGCTGGTCCGCTGGACCGTCAAGCACGGGGACCTGCTGCCCTGGCAGCGGATCGGCTACCTGGCCGTGATGCTGCTGCTGTGCCTGCTGATGATCCCGACCGCCGGGCAGACCGCGCTCACCGGGCTGGTCTACATCGCGGCCTGCGGGGTGATGCTGCTGTCCCTCCCGGCCGGAGCCGCACTGGTGCTGACGCTGCTGGCCGGGGCGGAGATCTCGATGCGGGTCGTGCCCGGCTGGCGCGACGACGGCAGCTACGGTTTCGCGATCTTCCTGGGCGCGCTCGCGGTGTACGGGATGCGGCGCGCGATCCAGCGCAGTATCGAGCTGGACGCCGCCCGCAGGGACATGGCCGAGCTGGCCGTCCAGGAGGAGCGGAACCGGTTCGCCCGCGACCTGCACGACATCCTCGGCCACTCGCTCACCGTGATCACGGTGAAGGCCGAGCTGGCCGGCAAGCTGATCGCGGCGAACCCGCAGCGCGCCGCGTCGGAGGTCGCGGACGTCGAGAGCCTGGCCCGCGCGGCGCTGGCCGACGTACGGGCCGCGGTCGCCGGGTACCGGGAGCTCAGCCTGGCCGGTGAGCTGGTGTCCGCGCGGTCCGCGTTGCAGGCGGCCGAGATCAAGGCGGACCTGCCGACCACGGTCGACGAGGTACCGGAGGACAACCGGGAGCTGTTCGCCTGGGTGGTCCGGGAGGGTGTCACGAACGTCGTACGGCACTCGGGCGCGAAGCGCTGCACGATCAAGCTCAGCGCCGGGGAGATCGAGGTACTCGACGACGGCAAGGGTCCGACGCCCGGAGGGGGCGCGTCGGGTCACGGGCTGGTCGGGTTGCGGGAGCGGGCCGACCAGGCGGAGGCCGCGGTACAGGTCGGCCAGGCGCCCGGCGGCGGGTTCCGCCTCGCCGTCAAGGTCGGCCGGTGA
- a CDS encoding ABC transporter permease, which produces MNRDYLIFDIRRTLRNRRVMIFSILMPVVLFLIFGLTIPKEASEGGISAIAYVMVSMAMFGSMSAAMSSGGAIAAERDGGWNRTLRLTPLKPQAYVVNKVILSLLLAIPPLLVVFLFGMTFGHVHLSVAQWVTVALVSWLGALPFAAIGLVIGYVAKPDSVQPITGLSTMLIAAFGGLWLPVDQMPKAMKYVAELTPAYWTGQTSRSALAQSGLDTHALLVVIGWTVVLGFIGLRRFRADTARA; this is translated from the coding sequence ATGAACCGCGACTATCTGATCTTCGACATCCGCCGCACCCTGCGGAACCGCCGGGTGATGATCTTCTCGATCCTGATGCCGGTGGTGCTGTTCCTGATCTTCGGGCTGACGATCCCGAAGGAAGCCAGCGAGGGCGGGATCTCCGCGATCGCGTACGTGATGGTGAGCATGGCGATGTTCGGTTCGATGTCGGCCGCGATGAGCAGCGGCGGCGCGATCGCGGCCGAGCGCGACGGCGGCTGGAACCGGACGCTCCGGCTGACCCCGCTGAAGCCGCAGGCGTACGTCGTCAACAAGGTGATCCTGAGCCTGCTGCTGGCGATCCCGCCGCTGCTCGTGGTGTTCCTGTTCGGCATGACGTTCGGCCACGTGCACCTGAGCGTCGCGCAGTGGGTGACCGTCGCGCTGGTGTCCTGGCTCGGCGCCCTGCCGTTCGCGGCGATCGGCCTGGTCATCGGGTACGTCGCCAAGCCGGACAGCGTGCAGCCGATCACCGGACTGAGCACGATGCTGATCGCGGCGTTCGGCGGCCTCTGGCTGCCGGTCGACCAGATGCCCAAGGCGATGAAGTACGTCGCTGAGCTGACGCCGGCGTACTGGACCGGCCAGACGTCCCGGAGCGCGCTCGCGCAGAGCGGCCTGGACACCCACGCGCTGCTGGTGGTGATCGGCTGGACCGTCGTCCTCGGCTTCATCGGCCTGCGCCGGTTCCGCGCCGACACCGCCCGCGCCTGA
- a CDS encoding ABC transporter ATP-binding protein → MTTTTAVSLRGVTKKYADVQAVAGVDMDIRAGEVVALLGPNGAGKSTTIEMLLGLVRPDQGTVHVYGGTPTDAITKGQVGVMLQSGGIIEDAKVGELLNLVAGLHKDPMPVQEALERAGIADLTKRTMKGLSGGQKQRVRFAMAIIPQPDLIVLDEPTTGMDVEARRDFWASMHAETARGRTVLFATHYLEEADSYADRVVLMRQGKVVADGTAAQIKASVSGRTIRATVPGADLAALAALPGVRNVETRGEVVLLQCADSDNTLRYLLDNTQAHDIEVTSADLEDAVLAITDQDKAHQDKAHQDKAQETLA, encoded by the coding sequence ATGACGACAACGACTGCGGTCAGCCTGCGGGGTGTGACCAAGAAGTACGCGGACGTGCAGGCCGTCGCCGGGGTGGACATGGACATCCGGGCCGGTGAGGTGGTGGCGCTGCTGGGGCCGAACGGGGCCGGGAAGTCGACCACGATCGAGATGCTGCTCGGGCTGGTCCGACCGGATCAGGGGACGGTGCACGTGTACGGCGGAACACCGACCGACGCGATCACCAAGGGACAGGTCGGGGTGATGCTGCAGAGCGGCGGCATCATCGAGGACGCCAAGGTGGGCGAACTGCTGAACCTGGTGGCCGGCCTGCACAAGGACCCGATGCCGGTCCAGGAAGCCCTGGAGCGCGCCGGGATCGCCGACCTCACCAAGCGGACGATGAAGGGCCTGTCCGGCGGGCAGAAGCAGCGCGTGCGGTTCGCGATGGCGATCATCCCGCAGCCGGACCTGATCGTGCTGGACGAGCCGACGACCGGCATGGACGTCGAGGCCCGCCGCGACTTCTGGGCGTCGATGCACGCCGAGACCGCCCGCGGCCGGACCGTGCTGTTCGCCACCCACTACCTGGAAGAGGCGGACTCGTACGCCGACCGCGTGGTGCTGATGCGGCAAGGCAAGGTGGTTGCCGACGGCACCGCCGCGCAGATCAAGGCGAGCGTCTCCGGGCGTACCATCCGCGCCACCGTGCCGGGCGCCGACCTGGCCGCGCTGGCGGCGCTTCCCGGCGTACGCAACGTGGAGACCCGCGGCGAGGTGGTCCTGCTGCAGTGCGCGGACTCCGACAACACGCTGCGGTACCTGCTGGACAACACCCAGGCGCACGACATCGAGGTGACCTCGGCGGACCTCGAGGACGCCGTACTGGCCATCACCGATCAAGACAAGGCACACCAGGACAAGGCACACCAAGACAAGGCACAGGAGACGCTGGCATGA
- a CDS encoding polysaccharide deacetylase family protein → MSLRRVAVPAAVGAAAGAAYWFMMSPYSQAIGPFPYRGPDNRRTVALTFDDGPNEPYTSELADYLERERIPATFFQVGRAVQRHPDVTKRLVDAGHVVGLHGHTHEFTRYLRARSLAAELDQGMAAFAEVGLRPALYRPPWLLRIPALPGLLDQHGLRVISGEFCHLLEVAQPSPESIARQALRSTRSGSITIFHDGFDGKGGDRAATVAAVKLLVPRLREQGYDFTTVDHLLGLPAYQ, encoded by the coding sequence ATGAGCCTGCGACGGGTCGCCGTCCCGGCAGCGGTGGGTGCAGCGGCCGGCGCGGCGTACTGGTTCATGATGTCGCCGTACTCGCAGGCGATCGGGCCGTTTCCCTACCGCGGTCCGGACAACCGGCGGACCGTCGCACTGACGTTCGACGACGGGCCGAACGAGCCGTACACCTCGGAGCTGGCGGACTACCTCGAGCGCGAGCGCATCCCGGCCACGTTCTTCCAGGTCGGCCGCGCCGTCCAGCGTCACCCGGACGTGACGAAACGGCTGGTGGACGCGGGGCACGTGGTCGGTCTGCACGGTCACACCCATGAGTTCACCCGGTACCTGCGTGCGCGCTCGCTCGCCGCCGAGCTGGACCAGGGCATGGCCGCGTTCGCCGAGGTCGGGCTCCGGCCGGCGCTCTACCGGCCGCCGTGGTTGCTCCGGATCCCGGCGCTTCCCGGCCTGCTGGACCAGCACGGGCTCCGGGTGATCTCCGGCGAGTTCTGCCACCTGCTCGAGGTGGCGCAACCCAGTCCCGAGAGCATTGCCCGGCAGGCGTTGCGCAGCACCCGCTCCGGCTCGATCACGATCTTCCACGACGGGTTCGACGGGAAGGGCGGTGACCGGGCCGCGACCGTCGCAGCAGTCAAGCTCCTCGTCCCGCGCCTCCGCGAGCAGGGCTACGACTTCACCACGGTCGACCACCTCCTCGGTCTGCCGGCGTACCAGTAG
- a CDS encoding glycosyltransferase family 2 protein: protein MSVDQAPRFTVVIPAYNEERFIADCLRSLAQQDFAGAYEVVVVDNNCTDGTAEIARRHGAVVVAEEQPGVCPARHRGSVAARGEIVVSSDADTVFDSGWLSRIDRTFRQEPDQVAVAGPCRYVGGPWWGRAYAAILFGLVHLVYRLTGRVLYVTATNIAFRKDAWSGYDLTGTQGADELGLLSQLQARGRVAFDLTNPTFTSARRLTHGLAYNLVVSFIFYYALAVALNRMAGRAVIGTAPAFRNSVPGSSRPALSGSSQPSSRRQWFRARVVGMVWLAGIVAVAVVAAELVQDTWLAKR, encoded by the coding sequence ATGAGCGTTGATCAGGCGCCCAGGTTCACCGTGGTGATCCCGGCCTACAACGAGGAGCGGTTCATCGCGGACTGCCTGCGCTCGCTCGCGCAGCAGGACTTCGCGGGCGCGTACGAGGTGGTTGTCGTCGACAACAACTGCACCGACGGGACGGCGGAGATCGCCCGGCGGCACGGCGCGGTCGTGGTGGCCGAGGAGCAGCCCGGCGTCTGCCCCGCCCGGCATCGGGGCAGTGTCGCGGCCCGGGGTGAGATCGTGGTGTCGAGCGACGCGGACACGGTCTTCGACAGCGGCTGGCTGTCCCGGATCGACCGGACCTTCCGGCAGGAGCCGGACCAGGTGGCGGTGGCGGGACCTTGCCGGTACGTCGGCGGGCCGTGGTGGGGCCGGGCGTACGCCGCGATCCTGTTCGGGCTGGTGCATCTCGTCTACCGGCTGACCGGGCGGGTCCTCTACGTCACGGCGACCAACATCGCGTTCCGCAAGGACGCCTGGTCGGGCTACGACCTGACCGGCACCCAGGGCGCCGACGAGCTGGGCCTGCTGTCCCAGCTGCAGGCCCGCGGACGCGTCGCCTTCGACCTGACGAACCCCACCTTCACCTCCGCGCGCCGGTTGACGCACGGGCTGGCGTACAACCTCGTCGTGTCGTTCATCTTCTACTACGCGCTCGCGGTCGCTCTGAACCGGATGGCCGGCAGGGCGGTGATCGGCACGGCACCAGCATTCCGGAACTCCGTGCCGGGCTCATCGCGACCGGCCCTGTCCGGCAGTTCCCAGCCGTCCTCGCGCCGGCAGTGGTTCAGGGCGCGGGTGGTCGGCATGGTCTGGCTGGCAGGAATTGTCGCCGTCGCGGTCGTCGCCGCCGAGCTGGTGCAGGACACGTGGCTGGCGAAACGATGA